In a single window of the Ancylobacter polymorphus genome:
- a CDS encoding FAD binding domain-containing protein codes for MDLNTVSEVLRPRARADLPAAGAGDAVLGGGTWLFSEPQPSVRRLVDLSGFGWEPFRAGADGLSVAATCTIAELAGVEPPAEWRAAFLIRECCRSFLASFKIWNMATVGGNICLGLPAGPMISLAVALESEGVLWGPDGAERRARIADLVRGPREVALAPGEVLRAVELPARALRRRAAFRRASLTPLGRSGVLLIGTRAADGAFALTVTAATRRPVEIAFAALPGAAELAARLAAAIPEALYYDDMHGRPDWRRHMTHLLAQEIRDELSEPGEGRA; via the coding sequence ATGGACCTCAACACGGTTTCCGAGGTGCTGCGCCCGCGCGCACGGGCGGATCTTCCCGCCGCCGGCGCGGGCGACGCGGTGCTCGGCGGCGGCACCTGGCTGTTCTCGGAGCCGCAACCTTCGGTGCGGCGGCTGGTCGATCTCTCCGGCTTCGGGTGGGAGCCTTTCCGCGCCGGGGCGGACGGGCTGAGCGTGGCCGCGACCTGCACCATCGCCGAACTCGCCGGCGTCGAGCCGCCAGCGGAGTGGCGGGCGGCCTTCCTCATCCGCGAATGCTGCCGCTCCTTCCTCGCCTCGTTCAAGATCTGGAACATGGCGACGGTGGGCGGGAACATCTGCCTCGGCCTGCCGGCCGGGCCGATGATCTCCCTCGCCGTCGCGCTGGAAAGCGAGGGCGTGCTGTGGGGGCCGGACGGGGCGGAGCGGCGGGCCCGCATCGCCGATCTCGTGCGCGGCCCGCGCGAGGTGGCGCTGGCGCCCGGGGAAGTGCTGCGCGCGGTGGAACTGCCGGCACGGGCGCTGCGCCGCCGCGCCGCCTTCCGTCGCGCCTCGCTGACCCCGCTCGGCCGCTCCGGCGTGCTGCTGATCGGCACGCGCGCGGCGGACGGCGCCTTCGCGCTGACCGTGACGGCCGCCACAAGGCGGCCGGTGGAAATCGCCTTTGCCGCGCTGCCGGGCGCGGCGGAGCTGGCCGCGCGGCTGGCGGCGGCGATCCCGGAGGCGCTCTATTATGACGACATGCACGGGCGGCCGGACTGGCGCCGCCACATGACGCATCTTCTCGCGCAGGAGATCCGCGACGAACTGAGTGAACCGGGCGAGGGGCGCGCGTGA
- a CDS encoding tripartite tricarboxylate transporter permease has protein sequence MIAENFTFLYHGFGIASDPFNILLMAIGILLGVIIGVLPGLGGANGVAILLPLTFSMSPTSAIILLTCIYWGALFGGAITSVLFNIPGEPWSVATTFDGHPMARSGRAGEALTAAFTSSFVGAFFAIVMITLIAPLVAQFALQFGPAEKFAVYFLAFASFVGMSKEPPAKTIVSMMIGFALAAVGLDMVTGQLRLTFGITELLNGFDFLIAVIGLFGIGEILLTMEEGLEFRGKAAKIDPKVVWKTWKTLPRYWMTSLRSCIIGCWMGITPAGATPASFMAYGIAKRVSKNGKNFGNGEIEGVVAPETAAHAAGTAAMLPMLALGVPGSPTAAVLLGGLLIWGLQPGPMLFVEQAEFVWGLIASMYLGNIVGLILVLTTVPLFASILRIPFSIIAPVILVICAIGAYTVNNNVFDVIMMMVFGVLGYLLKKTNYPLAPLVLAIVLGDSAEEAFRQALLSSGGAISVFWSNGLVSSIMGLGLIAGLWPLIGLAFSKLRGTSAQPA, from the coding sequence ATGATTGCTGAGAATTTCACCTTCCTCTACCACGGGTTCGGCATCGCCTCCGATCCGTTCAACATCCTGCTGATGGCCATCGGCATTCTGCTGGGTGTCATCATCGGCGTGCTGCCGGGCCTCGGTGGCGCCAATGGCGTCGCCATCCTGCTGCCGCTCACCTTCTCCATGTCGCCGACCTCGGCGATCATCCTGTTGACCTGCATCTACTGGGGCGCGCTGTTCGGCGGCGCCATCACCTCGGTGCTGTTCAACATTCCGGGCGAGCCCTGGTCGGTGGCCACAACCTTCGACGGCCATCCGATGGCGCGTTCGGGGCGGGCCGGCGAAGCGCTGACGGCGGCGTTCACCTCGTCCTTTGTCGGTGCGTTCTTCGCGATCGTCATGATCACGCTGATCGCCCCGCTGGTCGCGCAATTCGCGCTCCAGTTCGGACCCGCCGAGAAGTTCGCGGTCTACTTCCTCGCCTTCGCCTCCTTCGTCGGCATGAGTAAGGAACCGCCGGCCAAGACCATCGTCTCCATGATGATCGGCTTCGCCCTGGCGGCGGTCGGCCTCGACATGGTGACCGGCCAGCTGCGCCTGACCTTCGGCATCACCGAACTGCTCAACGGCTTCGACTTCCTCATCGCGGTCATCGGTCTCTTCGGCATCGGCGAAATCCTGCTGACGATGGAAGAAGGCCTGGAGTTCCGCGGCAAGGCGGCGAAGATCGACCCGAAGGTGGTGTGGAAGACCTGGAAGACGCTTCCGCGCTACTGGATGACCTCGCTGCGCTCCTGCATCATCGGCTGCTGGATGGGCATCACCCCGGCGGGCGCTACCCCGGCCTCCTTCATGGCCTATGGCATCGCCAAGCGCGTGTCGAAGAACGGCAAGAACTTCGGCAATGGCGAGATCGAGGGCGTCGTCGCTCCCGAAACCGCCGCCCACGCTGCCGGTACCGCCGCCATGCTGCCGATGCTGGCGCTGGGCGTTCCCGGTTCGCCGACCGCCGCGGTTCTGCTCGGCGGCCTGCTGATCTGGGGTCTGCAGCCCGGCCCGATGCTCTTCGTCGAGCAGGCCGAATTCGTGTGGGGCCTCATCGCCTCCATGTATCTCGGCAACATCGTCGGCCTGATCCTCGTGCTGACCACGGTGCCGCTGTTCGCCTCGATCCTGCGCATCCCCTTCTCGATCATCGCCCCGGTGATCCTGGTGATCTGCGCCATCGGTGCCTACACGGTGAACAACAACGTGTTCGACGTGATCATGATGATGGTGTTTGGCGTCCTCGGCTACCTCCTGAAGAAGACGAACTACCCGCTGGCGCCGCTGGTGCTGGCCATCGTGCTCGGCGACAGCGCCGAGGAAGCCTTCCGCCAGGCCCTGCTGTCTTCCGGCGGCGCCATCTCGGTGTTCTGGTCGAACGGGCTGGTGTCCTCGATCATGGGTCTCGGCCTCATCGCCGGCCTGTGGCCGCTGATCGGCCTGGCGTTCAGCAAGCTGCGCGGCACCTCCGCCCAGCCGGCCTGA
- a CDS encoding TenA family protein: MSFSDELRQVNAQDWQACVEHRFVREIFAGAVAPDVMRRYLAQDYQFIDGFVALLGMAIATADRFDSRIRFAQFAAMITSDENTYFQRAFVALGVPEAERAHPVLTAPTAGFQTLMKDAAASRGYANCLAVLTVAEWLYLSWADRPGEALPPDFVHAEWITLHNNDGFRGFVTWLRGELDRVGAVIDDAGRADAAAFFRRAVTLERAFFDHIYE, encoded by the coding sequence ATGAGCTTCAGCGATGAACTTCGGCAGGTGAACGCACAGGACTGGCAGGCCTGTGTCGAGCACCGTTTCGTCCGCGAGATCTTCGCCGGCGCCGTGGCGCCCGATGTCATGCGCCGCTACCTCGCGCAGGACTATCAGTTCATCGACGGTTTCGTCGCTCTGCTTGGCATGGCCATCGCCACCGCCGACCGCTTCGACTCGCGCATCCGCTTCGCCCAGTTCGCGGCCATGATCACCAGCGACGAGAACACCTATTTCCAGCGCGCCTTCGTCGCGCTCGGCGTGCCGGAGGCGGAGCGGGCGCATCCCGTGCTCACCGCACCCACCGCCGGCTTCCAGACCCTGATGAAGGATGCCGCCGCCAGCCGCGGCTATGCAAACTGCCTCGCCGTGCTCACCGTCGCCGAATGGCTCTATTTGAGCTGGGCCGACCGCCCGGGTGAGGCACTGCCACCGGACTTCGTGCATGCGGAATGGATTACTTTGCACAATAATGATGGCTTCCGTGGCTTCGTCACCTGGCTGCGCGGCGAACTCGACCGGGTTGGCGCGGTCATCGACGACGCCGGGCGCGCCGATGCCGCCGCCTTTTTCCGCCGCGCCGTGACGCTGGAGCGGGCTTTCTTCGATCACATCTATGAGTGA
- the pucL gene encoding factor-independent urate hydroxylase → MPLISNSYGKGRVRIMRVARDSARHEVRELSVQAMLTGDFAAAYTQGDNRQVIATDSIKNIINIVARDHVGAENEVFAGVLAQYFLDRYPHVAAVSITAHETKWRRLDVDGAAHDHAFVLDGNGRPVVRLEATREDSRLASGVEGFTFLKTTQSGWEDYWFDEATTLKPTADRLFATAMEAQWRWSGVPASYEAANAAVLDAALKVFATTYSPGVQATLYQMGEAVLAAVPEVAEISMACPNKHYLPIDLSPFGRAFDGQVFTPTDEPHGQIVCTVGRG, encoded by the coding sequence ATGCCGCTCATTTCCAACAGCTACGGCAAGGGCCGGGTACGCATCATGCGCGTTGCGCGCGACAGCGCCCGCCATGAGGTGCGCGAGCTTTCCGTGCAGGCGATGCTGACCGGCGACTTCGCCGCCGCCTACACGCAGGGCGACAACCGGCAGGTGATCGCCACCGATTCGATCAAGAACATCATCAACATCGTTGCCCGCGACCATGTCGGGGCGGAGAACGAAGTGTTCGCCGGCGTGCTGGCGCAGTATTTCCTCGACCGCTACCCCCATGTCGCCGCCGTCTCCATCACCGCCCATGAGACAAAATGGCGGCGGCTGGACGTGGACGGTGCGGCGCATGACCACGCCTTCGTGCTCGACGGCAATGGCCGGCCCGTCGTCCGGCTGGAGGCGACGCGCGAGGACAGCCGCCTCGCCTCCGGCGTCGAGGGCTTCACCTTCCTCAAGACCACGCAGTCCGGCTGGGAGGATTACTGGTTCGACGAGGCGACGACGCTGAAGCCGACCGCCGACCGGCTGTTCGCCACCGCAATGGAGGCGCAGTGGCGCTGGAGCGGCGTGCCCGCGAGCTATGAAGCCGCCAATGCGGCGGTGCTGGACGCGGCGCTGAAAGTGTTCGCCACCACCTACAGCCCCGGCGTGCAGGCGACGCTGTACCAGATGGGCGAGGCGGTGCTCGCCGCCGTGCCCGAGGTGGCCGAGATCTCCATGGCCTGCCCGAACAAGCATTACCTCCCCATCGACCTCTCGCCCTTCGGCCGCGCCTTTGACGGGCAGGTCTTCACCCCGACCGACGAGCCGCACGGCCAGATCGTCTGCACCGTCGGGCGGGGCTGA
- a CDS encoding tripartite tricarboxylate transporter TctB family protein: MEQSHHGAESGPKQRAVEVGTALLTLVFGLIVLYGSVLVGFGWGSDGPQAGFFPFYVGLIICVCSVINVVSGLREDPDEIFAENQQLVQVLKVLIPACIYVALVPFLGIYIPSVALIVLFMVWLGHYGWPLSLAVAFGVPAFFYITLERWFLIPLPKGPVEAMLGL; the protein is encoded by the coding sequence ATGGAACAGTCTCACCACGGAGCCGAGTCGGGGCCCAAGCAACGCGCCGTAGAAGTCGGCACGGCGCTGCTGACCCTGGTCTTCGGCCTCATCGTTCTCTACGGCAGCGTCCTCGTCGGCTTCGGGTGGGGCTCGGACGGTCCGCAGGCCGGCTTCTTCCCCTTCTATGTCGGCCTCATCATCTGCGTGTGCAGCGTCATCAATGTGGTGTCGGGCCTGCGCGAAGACCCGGACGAGATCTTCGCCGAGAACCAGCAGCTGGTTCAGGTGCTCAAGGTTCTCATCCCCGCCTGCATCTATGTGGCGCTGGTGCCCTTCCTCGGAATCTACATTCCCTCGGTGGCGCTCATCGTCCTCTTCATGGTCTGGCTCGGCCATTATGGCTGGCCGCTCTCCCTGGCCGTCGCCTTCGGCGTCCCGGCCTTCTTCTACATCACGCTCGAACGGTGGTTCCTGATCCCGCTCCCGAAGGGGCCGGTCGAGGCCATGCTCGGTCTCTGA
- a CDS encoding TerB family tellurite resistance protein: MLRSLTDFIAEIAGGGRETSAFAENDYRLAAAALLVHVVTIDGVIGADEMDKLRRLLAARFTLSEDDAEKLLEAAIARDAEAVDLYAFTSVLNRAMDEEGRRRVVEMMFEVAYADGGLTEFEDNLVWRAAELLNVTSRDRVDIRKRVRDAFEG; this comes from the coding sequence ATGCTGCGCTCGCTGACCGATTTCATCGCCGAGATTGCCGGGGGCGGTCGCGAGACCTCCGCCTTTGCCGAGAACGATTACCGGCTGGCGGCGGCCGCGCTGCTGGTGCATGTCGTCACCATTGACGGCGTGATCGGCGCCGACGAGATGGACAAGCTGCGCCGCCTGCTCGCCGCCCGCTTCACCTTGTCCGAGGACGACGCGGAAAAGCTGCTGGAGGCCGCCATCGCCCGCGACGCCGAGGCGGTGGACCTTTACGCTTTCACCAGCGTGCTCAACCGCGCCATGGACGAAGAGGGCCGCCGGCGGGTGGTGGAGATGATGTTCGAGGTCGCCTATGCCGATGGCGGGCTGACCGAGTTCGAGGACAATCTGGTGTGGCGGGCGGCGGAACTGCTCAACGTCACCTCCCGCGACCGGGTGGACATCCGCAAGCGCGTGCGCGACGCCTTCGAGGGCTGA
- a CDS encoding GntR family transcriptional regulator, translating to MMSVESTIRRVNGGAAKLSVAPLEDTSTFKNRAYTALKEVIVSLNIYDQAGEVRLDERQLAQSLGVSRTPVREAMAQLEREGFVHSVPRRGIYVVRKTRREVIEMIQVWAALESLAARLITVHASDEEIGRLRQMFASFDEAGGPHAKLDEYSEVNIQFHQTIIAMGGNGILVNLAENLFTHMRMIRRKTIGEENRADRSIQDHLAIIQALEARDTDAAEVLVRNHALGLADHVARYADYLE from the coding sequence ATGATGAGCGTCGAGAGCACGATCCGCCGGGTCAATGGAGGAGCGGCCAAGCTCTCCGTGGCACCGCTCGAAGACACCTCCACCTTCAAGAACCGCGCCTATACCGCGCTGAAGGAGGTGATCGTCTCGCTCAACATCTACGACCAGGCCGGCGAGGTGCGCCTCGACGAGCGCCAGCTGGCGCAGAGCCTCGGGGTCAGCCGTACCCCGGTGCGCGAGGCGATGGCCCAGCTGGAACGCGAGGGGTTCGTTCATTCCGTGCCCCGGCGGGGCATCTATGTGGTGCGCAAGACGCGCCGCGAAGTCATCGAGATGATCCAGGTCTGGGCGGCGCTGGAAAGCCTCGCCGCCCGGCTGATCACCGTCCATGCCAGCGACGAGGAGATCGGCCGGCTGCGGCAGATGTTCGCCTCCTTCGACGAGGCCGGCGGCCCGCATGCCAAGCTGGACGAGTATTCGGAGGTGAACATCCAGTTTCACCAGACGATCATCGCCATGGGCGGCAACGGCATTCTGGTCAATCTGGCGGAAAACCTGTTCACCCATATGCGGATGATCCGTCGCAAGACCATCGGCGAGGAGAACCGGGCCGACCGCTCGATCCAGGACCATCTCGCCATCATCCAGGCGCTGGAAGCGCGCGACACCGATGCGGCCGAGGTGCTGGTGCGCAACCACGCCCTCGGCCTCGCCGACCACGTCGCGCGCTACGCCGACTATCTCGAATAG
- a CDS encoding glutamine amidotransferase: MAVAETPLPILIVLHQEHSSPGRVGRLLAERGHRLDIRRPCLGDELPTTLAGHAGAVVFGGPQSANDCHDYVRAEIDWIGVPLREGKPYLGICLGAQMLARQLGARVAPHPDGLVEIGYYPIRATEAGARMLHAPAASTLPGPAWPDHVYHWHSEGFELPSGAELLAKGPTFPNQAFRYGPRAFGIQFHPEVTHHMMCRWTVQGGERLDLPGARPRRAHFTDRLQHDARIRLWLEAFLGRWLGDENAPSASGH; the protein is encoded by the coding sequence ATGGCTGTCGCAGAAACCCCGCTTCCCATCCTCATCGTGCTCCATCAGGAGCATTCCTCGCCCGGCCGCGTCGGGCGCCTTCTGGCCGAGCGCGGGCACAGGCTCGACATAAGACGGCCCTGCCTCGGCGATGAACTCCCCACCACGCTCGCCGGTCATGCCGGGGCGGTGGTATTCGGCGGACCGCAAAGCGCCAATGACTGCCATGATTATGTGCGGGCCGAGATCGACTGGATCGGCGTGCCGCTGCGCGAGGGCAAGCCCTATCTCGGCATCTGCCTCGGCGCGCAGATGCTGGCGCGGCAGCTTGGAGCGCGGGTTGCCCCGCACCCCGACGGGCTGGTCGAGATCGGCTATTACCCGATCCGCGCCACCGAGGCGGGCGCGCGGATGCTGCACGCGCCGGCCGCGTCAACCTTGCCCGGCCCGGCCTGGCCCGACCATGTCTATCACTGGCACAGCGAGGGGTTTGAGCTTCCCAGCGGTGCGGAACTGCTGGCGAAGGGCCCGACCTTTCCCAACCAGGCCTTCCGCTACGGCCCCCGCGCCTTCGGCATCCAGTTTCACCCTGAGGTGACGCATCACATGATGTGCCGCTGGACGGTGCAGGGCGGCGAGCGGCTGGACCTGCCGGGCGCCCGCCCGCGCCGGGCGCATTTCACCGACCGCCTGCAGCATGATGCGCGGATCCGGCTCTGGCTGGAGGCGTTTCTCGGCCGCTGGCTGGGCGATGAGAACGCGCCGTCCGCTTCCGGCCATTAG
- a CDS encoding MucR family transcriptional regulator: protein MSEQESVSADYLGLTADVVAAFVGNNSVPAAELPDLIAKVHGALLRLSAPAPAVVEEVLKPAVPVKKSVTPEYIICLEDGLKFKSLKRHLRTKYNMTPEEYRAKWGLPNDYPMVAPSYAEARSNLAKKMGLGQQRKKPAPAPAAKPRGRAKKVA from the coding sequence ATGTCTGAGCAGGAAAGCGTGTCGGCTGATTATCTCGGCCTCACTGCGGATGTCGTTGCGGCATTTGTCGGCAACAACTCGGTGCCCGCCGCCGAACTTCCCGACCTGATCGCCAAGGTCCACGGTGCCCTGCTTCGCCTCTCCGCTCCCGCTCCGGCTGTCGTCGAAGAGGTGCTGAAGCCTGCGGTGCCGGTGAAGAAGTCGGTGACGCCGGAATATATCATCTGCCTGGAAGACGGGCTGAAGTTCAAGTCGCTGAAGCGTCATCTGCGCACGAAGTACAACATGACGCCGGAAGAATACCGCGCCAAATGGGGCCTGCCGAACGACTATCCCATGGTCGCCCCCAGCTATGCCGAGGCACGCTCCAATCTGGCCAAGAAGATGGGCCTCGGCCAGCAGCGCAAGAAGCCCGCGCCGGCCCCGGCGGCCAAGCCGCGCGGTCGCGCCAAGAAGGTGGCCTGA
- a CDS encoding Bug family tripartite tricarboxylate transporter substrate binding protein, translated as MKHLHALGLGAVTALGMTALSMLPAAAAWEPTKPVEFIVPAGTGGGADQMARTLQGIIAKHDLMSTQLVVINKSGGAGGEGFLDVKSNKGNPHKIVITLSNLFTTPLATGIPFNWKDLTPVAMLALDEFVLWVNAQEPYKTAQEYEAAIKAAPDNTFKMGGTGSKQEDQIITVAIEKALGKKMTYIPYKGGGEVAVQLVGGHINSSVNNPIEAVSQWRGDKVRPLCVFDSKPLPYTDKILGDLSWSSVPTCKSAGLDVEYLMLRGIFMPPGVSQEQVAYFVDLFKKVRETPEWQQLMKDGAFNQTFMAGDEFKAWLDQSEKTHKDLMTAAGFIAGN; from the coding sequence ATGAAACATCTGCATGCTCTCGGCCTCGGCGCCGTGACCGCTCTTGGCATGACGGCCCTGTCCATGCTGCCCGCCGCAGCCGCCTGGGAGCCCACCAAGCCGGTGGAGTTCATCGTTCCCGCCGGCACCGGCGGTGGCGCCGACCAGATGGCCCGCACGCTGCAGGGCATCATCGCCAAGCACGACCTGATGTCGACCCAGCTCGTCGTCATCAACAAGTCGGGCGGCGCCGGCGGCGAGGGCTTCCTCGACGTGAAGAGCAACAAGGGCAATCCGCACAAGATCGTCATCACGCTCTCCAACCTGTTCACCACCCCGCTCGCCACCGGCATTCCCTTCAACTGGAAGGACCTGACCCCGGTCGCGATGCTGGCGCTCGACGAATTCGTGCTGTGGGTGAATGCCCAGGAGCCCTACAAGACCGCCCAGGAATATGAGGCGGCGATCAAGGCGGCGCCGGACAACACCTTCAAGATGGGCGGCACCGGCTCCAAGCAGGAAGACCAGATCATTACCGTCGCCATCGAGAAGGCGCTCGGCAAGAAGATGACCTACATCCCCTATAAGGGCGGCGGCGAGGTCGCGGTGCAGCTGGTCGGCGGCCACATCAATTCGAGCGTGAACAACCCGATCGAGGCCGTCTCCCAGTGGCGCGGCGACAAGGTGCGCCCGCTCTGCGTGTTCGACTCCAAGCCGCTCCCCTACACCGACAAGATCCTCGGCGATCTGTCCTGGTCCTCGGTCCCGACCTGCAAGTCGGCCGGCCTCGACGTCGAATATCTCATGCTGCGCGGCATCTTCATGCCCCCGGGCGTGAGCCAGGAGCAGGTGGCCTACTTCGTCGACCTGTTCAAGAAGGTGCGCGAGACCCCCGAGTGGCAGCAGCTCATGAAGGACGGCGCGTTCAACCAGACCTTCATGGCTGGCGACGAGTTCAAGGCGTGGCTCGACCAGTCCGAGAAGACGCACAAGGACCTGATGACGGCGGCTGGCTTCATCGCCGGCAACTGA
- a CDS encoding SDR family oxidoreductase yields the protein MTILPPPAASTPDRLPRPFRLDGRVALVTGAGRGLGFEMAKALAAAGAQVIINGRHVGRLEAAATALAAATGRPVGIAPFDIADTAAGRAAIAAIAAEHGRLDILVNNVGARDRRPLKDFTAGEATALIATDLVGPMLLAREAAEHMVAHRHGRLITVTSIAAHIANRHDPVYTAAKAGLSGLMRALAVDYARVGITSNAIAPGMFATETNAGLVADAAFSAFVDTRVPIGRWGHPPEIGAAAVFLASDEASFVNGHVLVVDGGQSIRM from the coding sequence ATGACTATTTTACCGCCGCCTGCCGCCTCCACACCCGATCGCCTGCCGCGCCCCTTCCGCCTCGACGGGCGGGTCGCGCTGGTGACCGGGGCCGGGCGCGGGCTCGGCTTCGAAATGGCCAAGGCGCTCGCCGCTGCCGGCGCGCAGGTCATCATCAATGGCCGCCATGTTGGGCGGCTGGAGGCGGCGGCGACGGCGCTGGCGGCGGCCACGGGCCGGCCGGTCGGCATCGCCCCGTTCGATATCGCCGACACCGCTGCCGGGCGCGCCGCCATCGCCGCCATCGCGGCGGAACACGGCCGGCTCGACATTCTCGTCAACAATGTCGGCGCGCGCGACCGCCGGCCGCTGAAGGACTTCACCGCCGGTGAAGCCACGGCGCTGATCGCCACCGATCTCGTCGGCCCGATGCTGCTGGCGCGCGAGGCGGCCGAGCACATGGTGGCGCACCGCCATGGCCGGCTGATCACCGTCACCTCCATCGCCGCCCACATCGCCAACCGGCACGACCCGGTCTACACCGCCGCCAAGGCCGGACTCTCCGGGCTGATGCGGGCGCTGGCGGTGGACTACGCCCGCGTCGGCATCACCAGCAACGCCATCGCGCCCGGCATGTTCGCCACCGAAACCAATGCCGGCCTGGTCGCCGACGCCGCCTTCTCCGCCTTCGTCGACACCCGCGTGCCCATCGGGCGCTGGGGTCATCCGCCGGAAATCGGCGCCGCCGCGGTGTTCCTGGCGTCGGATGAGGCCTCCTTCGTCAACGGCCATGTGCTCGTCGTCGATGGCGGGCAGTCGATCCGCATGTGA